From Paraflavitalea devenefica, the proteins below share one genomic window:
- a CDS encoding alkaline phosphatase translates to MKKLLLLLVSCYHIMAIAQPTVYTTANAHSHNDYEKPFPFYAAYKEGFGSLEADLHLINDTLWVAHDSASPGIDPTFEVGYLQPLDKEVARHNGFPYADRTKKIQLLIDLKTAAIPTLDKVVAALRKYPSLTNNPNIRFVISGSRPDSTTWQQYPAFIWFDGNMGQSYPAAALQKIALMSAGFTKYSDWNGKGRPVAHEWDTLQKLIAAAHALGKPVRFWATPDNTNAWYHLMKLKVDYLNTDRIAELAAFLNKLPKTGYRNDKAYIPYQPTYKTDGVNKKVKNVILLIGDGTGLAQWYSGYTANHARLNVFNMRSIGLSKTSSYDNFITDSAPGATALASGEKTNNRSVGVDHTGVALSLIPDYVYKKGMRTGLITSGDMTDATPAAFYGHRTERTDGAGMFADLAGAPIQLLMGSGNKHFTPATQQALQQKGFTLVRTLDSMPTATQGKWIVMDERAHLSMLQGRGQWLQQAFDKSLHILSRNKAGFFLMAEGAQVDHGGHDNNLPWLASEVMDLDQLVGRAMQFADTNGETLVIVTADHETGGLSLMDGDYGKGYIGGQFATDDHTAIPVPVFAYGPQSRLFSGVYENTAVFFKIMQTLGIAVQPAAK, encoded by the coding sequence ATGAAGAAGTTACTACTCTTACTGGTTAGCTGCTACCATATCATGGCAATAGCCCAGCCAACGGTATATACCACGGCCAACGCCCATTCACACAACGATTATGAAAAGCCTTTCCCTTTCTATGCGGCTTATAAAGAAGGGTTTGGTTCCCTGGAGGCCGACCTCCACCTCATCAATGACACCTTATGGGTAGCGCATGACAGTGCAAGTCCAGGCATTGATCCCACTTTTGAAGTAGGGTACCTGCAGCCATTGGATAAAGAAGTGGCCAGGCATAATGGCTTCCCCTATGCAGACCGTACTAAAAAAATACAACTGCTCATTGACCTCAAAACAGCCGCTATTCCTACACTCGATAAGGTGGTGGCTGCCCTGCGGAAATATCCGTCATTGACCAATAATCCCAATATCCGGTTTGTGATCTCCGGCAGCAGGCCCGACTCCACTACCTGGCAACAATATCCTGCCTTTATCTGGTTTGATGGCAATATGGGCCAATCCTACCCGGCAGCAGCATTGCAGAAAATTGCACTTATGAGCGCCGGCTTTACCAAATACAGCGACTGGAATGGCAAAGGCAGGCCGGTGGCCCATGAGTGGGATACCCTGCAAAAACTGATAGCCGCGGCCCATGCATTGGGCAAGCCCGTTCGCTTCTGGGCTACTCCTGATAATACCAATGCCTGGTATCATTTGATGAAATTGAAGGTAGACTACCTCAATACAGACCGCATTGCAGAACTGGCCGCATTCCTCAACAAACTGCCAAAGACCGGGTACCGTAATGATAAAGCCTACATCCCTTATCAACCTACCTATAAAACTGATGGCGTTAATAAGAAAGTGAAAAATGTGATCCTGCTCATTGGCGATGGCACCGGGTTGGCGCAATGGTACAGCGGTTATACCGCCAACCATGCCCGGCTCAATGTATTCAACATGCGTAGCATCGGGCTTTCCAAAACCAGCTCTTATGACAACTTCATCACCGATTCGGCCCCCGGCGCTACGGCGCTCGCTTCCGGTGAAAAGACCAATAATCGTTCGGTAGGCGTAGACCATACCGGTGTGGCTTTATCACTCATACCGGATTATGTGTATAAGAAAGGCATGCGTACCGGGCTCATCACATCGGGCGATATGACAGATGCTACACCCGCCGCTTTTTATGGCCATCGCACAGAACGCACTGACGGTGCTGGTATGTTTGCCGACCTGGCCGGTGCGCCCATCCAGTTGTTGATGGGATCAGGTAATAAGCACTTTACACCAGCCACACAACAAGCCTTGCAGCAAAAAGGGTTCACCCTTGTTCGTACGCTGGACAGTATGCCGACGGCTACACAGGGTAAATGGATCGTTATGGATGAGCGGGCCCACTTGTCTATGTTACAAGGCCGCGGCCAGTGGTTACAGCAGGCATTCGACAAATCACTCCATATCCTTTCCCGGAACAAAGCCGGTTTCTTCCTCATGGCCGAAGGTGCCCAGGTAGATCATGGCGGGCATGACAACAATTTGCCCTGGCTGGCTTCCGAGGTCATGGACCTTGACCAGCTCGTAGGAAGGGCCATGCAGTTTGCCGATACCAATGGCGAGACCCTGGTGATCGTAACCGCCGATCATGAAACCGGCGGCCTTTCCCTGATGGATGGTGATTATGGCAAGGGGTATATTGGCGGGCAGTTTGCCACCGACGACCACACCGCTATTCCGGTACCCGTATTTGCTTATGGTCCGCAGTCCCGGCTTTTTAGTGGCGTATATGAGAATACAGCCGTGTTCTTTAAGATCATGCAGACCCTGGGCATCGCGGTACAGCCAGCCGCCAAATAG
- a CDS encoding DUF4251 domain-containing protein: MKTHQFTRSRAILLMVSILSVTTGMAQNDKSNKKAEKAAEVKAMVEAQRYIFKPQTANPMRGRTMQLTSEYTVKVSKDTIVSDLPYFGRAFTAPIDPSKGGIQFNSTNFDYKLETIKKRWQVTIKPTDAGDVQQFFLTIFNNGSATLQVTSTNRTPISFNGYVVERK, from the coding sequence ATGAAAACGCATCAATTTACCAGGAGTAGAGCCATACTGCTGATGGTAAGTATATTATCAGTCACTACAGGTATGGCGCAAAATGACAAAAGCAATAAAAAGGCGGAAAAAGCAGCGGAGGTGAAAGCGATGGTGGAGGCCCAGCGGTATATATTCAAGCCGCAAACAGCCAATCCCATGCGCGGCCGTACCATGCAGCTCACCTCAGAATATACAGTGAAAGTCAGCAAGGATACCATTGTGTCGGACCTGCCTTACTTTGGCCGTGCCTTTACAGCGCCCATCGACCCTTCCAAAGGAGGTATACAATTCAACTCTACCAATTTTGATTATAAGCTCGAAACCATAAAGAAGAGATGGCAGGTAACCATCAAGCCCACGGATGCGGGCGATGTGCAACAGTTCTTCCTCACCATCTTCAATAATGGAAGTGCCACCTTACAGGTTACGAGCACCAACCGTACACCGATATCGTTTAATGGGTATGTAGTAGAAAGGAAATAA
- a CDS encoding glycoside hydrolase family 88 protein: MKRNISWLRSLSAILVITVIACSTQKKAGVTTGKAFLKTVEQEFIDAGAQYKILMKDLPADRFPKTYFPTTGKHEYSGSGWWCSGFYPGTLLYLYEQTKDMALYNEALRILEPLKKEQYNKTTHDLGFMMFCSFGNAARIQSKPEYKDMLINSAKSLSTRFNPRVGCIKSWDSKKQPEFLVIIDNMMNLELLFWATQVTGDSSYYKIAVTHANTTIKNHFRPDYSSYHVIDYNPETGVVQQKRTAQGAADESAWARGQAWGLYGFTVMYRATKDPQYLSQANHIAHFLLSHPNLPADKVPYWDFNAPGIPNALRDASAAAIMASALLELQQYVDTAKAKEYVGAAETMLRSLSSPAYKAKPGTNGGFLIEHCVGHMPQKTEIDVPLTYADYYYIEALKRYKELGK, encoded by the coding sequence ATGAAAAGAAACATTTCCTGGTTAAGGTCCTTATCCGCTATCCTGGTGATTACAGTTATTGCCTGCAGCACACAAAAGAAAGCAGGCGTTACTACCGGTAAAGCATTCCTAAAAACAGTTGAACAGGAATTTATTGATGCGGGCGCCCAGTACAAGATATTGATGAAGGACCTGCCTGCTGATAGGTTTCCCAAAACATATTTCCCCACTACCGGTAAGCATGAATACAGTGGCTCCGGATGGTGGTGCAGCGGCTTTTACCCCGGCACTTTATTATACCTCTATGAGCAAACAAAAGATATGGCCCTGTACAATGAAGCTCTGCGGATACTGGAGCCATTGAAAAAAGAGCAATACAATAAAACCACGCACGACCTGGGCTTTATGATGTTCTGCAGCTTTGGCAATGCAGCGCGCATCCAGTCTAAACCGGAATACAAAGACATGCTGATCAATAGTGCGAAGTCGCTCAGCACCCGCTTTAACCCCAGGGTAGGTTGCATCAAATCCTGGGATTCCAAAAAGCAGCCAGAGTTCCTGGTGATCATTGACAATATGATGAACCTGGAACTGCTGTTCTGGGCCACACAGGTAACGGGTGATTCTTCTTATTATAAAATAGCGGTTACCCATGCCAATACCACCATTAAGAATCATTTCCGGCCGGATTACAGTTCTTACCATGTGATCGACTACAATCCGGAGACCGGCGTCGTACAGCAGAAACGTACCGCGCAGGGTGCAGCCGATGAGTCGGCCTGGGCGCGCGGACAAGCCTGGGGGCTCTATGGATTTACGGTTATGTACCGTGCTACCAAAGACCCGCAATACCTAAGCCAGGCCAATCATATTGCTCATTTCCTCCTGTCGCATCCCAACCTGCCGGCTGATAAAGTGCCGTATTGGGATTTTAATGCGCCCGGCATTCCCAATGCCTTGCGCGATGCCTCGGCTGCCGCTATTATGGCTTCAGCCCTGCTGGAGCTGCAGCAGTATGTGGATACGGCCAAAGCAAAAGAATACGTGGGTGCTGCCGAGACCATGTTACGGTCCCTCTCTTCACCTGCCTATAAGGCCAAACCTGGCACCAATGGCGGCTTCCTGATAGAGCACTGTGTGGGACATATGCCGCAAAAAACAGAAATAGATGTGCCGCTCACCTATGCGGATTACTATTATATCGAGGCCCTGAAGCGGTATAAGGAATTGGGAAAGTAG
- a CDS encoding BNR repeat-containing protein, translating to MRYFSGSLSCLLLFMMLLVWKAQGQVASGVTATTVANGWANNSVNVVVFRKNSLVTHGGWQYTAFYDQDRYVVLGKRKQGSTQWQLQKTSYQGNAADAHNCISLMVDGAGYLHLAWDHHNNPLRYCRSVRPGSLELTAKMPMTGQFEERVSYPEFYKLPNGNLLFLYRNGQSGQGNLVINQYDCNTQQWKNLHSNLIDGEGQRNAYWQACVDAKGAIHISWVWRESPDVASNHDLAYARSTDGGITWEQSTGEKYRLPITAASAEHACRIPQKSELINQTSLFADEKGMPYIATYWREAGSTVPQYHVVYNDGKQWQIQDLGFRKTPFSLSGGGTKRIPIARPQVMVWRKGRRVAALMVFRDAERGDKVSVAMKKDLAKGNWQIMDLTTASVGSWEPTYDTEWWKQKKVLQLFVQSVEQVDGEGKANIPPQPVTVIAWKPK from the coding sequence ATGCGGTATTTTTCCGGAAGTCTGTCCTGCTTGTTATTGTTCATGATGCTGTTGGTATGGAAGGCGCAGGGACAAGTCGCATCCGGGGTGACGGCTACTACGGTAGCCAATGGCTGGGCCAATAATTCCGTCAATGTAGTGGTCTTCCGTAAGAATTCACTGGTTACCCATGGTGGCTGGCAATACACCGCTTTCTATGACCAGGACCGCTATGTAGTGCTGGGTAAACGGAAGCAGGGGAGCACGCAGTGGCAATTGCAAAAAACGTCTTACCAGGGCAATGCGGCCGATGCACACAACTGCATTAGCCTGATGGTAGATGGGGCGGGTTACCTGCACCTGGCCTGGGACCACCACAACAATCCTTTGCGCTACTGCCGCAGTGTGCGTCCCGGTTCACTGGAATTAACAGCGAAAATGCCTATGACGGGGCAATTTGAAGAACGGGTATCTTATCCGGAGTTCTATAAACTGCCCAATGGCAACCTCTTGTTCCTGTACCGGAATGGTCAGTCGGGACAGGGCAACCTGGTTATCAACCAATATGACTGCAATACCCAGCAATGGAAGAACCTGCACAGCAATTTAATTGATGGAGAAGGGCAGCGTAATGCTTACTGGCAGGCCTGTGTAGATGCCAAAGGCGCCATACATATTTCCTGGGTATGGCGTGAAAGTCCGGATGTGGCCAGCAACCACGATCTGGCCTATGCCCGCTCAACGGATGGCGGCATTACCTGGGAGCAATCCACCGGTGAAAAATACCGTTTGCCCATTACGGCTGCTTCGGCGGAGCATGCCTGCCGCATTCCGCAAAAAAGTGAACTCATCAACCAAACCTCTCTCTTTGCCGATGAAAAGGGAATGCCCTATATCGCTACTTACTGGCGTGAGGCTGGTTCCACCGTGCCCCAATATCATGTAGTGTATAACGATGGAAAACAATGGCAGATACAGGACCTGGGTTTTCGTAAAACGCCTTTCAGTCTTAGTGGTGGCGGCACCAAACGCATTCCCATTGCACGGCCACAGGTAATGGTATGGCGCAAGGGCAGGCGTGTAGCTGCCCTGATGGTATTCCGGGATGCTGAGCGCGGGGATAAAGTATCTGTAGCCATGAAGAAGGACCTGGCAAAGGGCAACTGGCAGATCATGGACCTCACTACGGCATCAGTAGGTTCCTGGGAACCGACGTACGATACTGAATGGTGGAAACAGAAAAAAGTATTGCAGCTATTTGTGCAATCCGTGGAGCAGGTAGACGGTGAAGGCAAAGCTAATATTCCTCCTCAACCAGTAACCGTAATAGCGTGGAAGCCGAAGTGA
- a CDS encoding DUF3078 domain-containing protein, protein MKYVLLLLTLCSFRLYAQDKTVQGLKSESSRTITKNTADTSKRTWKTGGAFNLNVNQGTLSNWSAGGDKFSLSLTSLLNLFAHYKHGRHSWDNVLDMAYGMVNTTSLGQRKSDDRIDLVSKYGYELNNKWYLSSLLNFRSQFTKGFAYPTDSTKVLTSNFMSPAYVILSLGMDYKPNETFSLFLSPITSRWVIVMNDSLAAAAAYGVDSGKHVKMEVGAYASINWNKKITPTTNYKTKLDLFSNYRHDPLNVDIFWTNVLTVKVSKLINMNVSVDVIYDNDVPSVKSDGSSGGARPQIKQVLGVGFLLKF, encoded by the coding sequence ATGAAATACGTACTCCTGCTGCTCACCCTATGCAGCTTCCGTCTCTATGCACAAGACAAAACCGTACAAGGATTAAAGAGTGAATCCAGCCGTACCATTACTAAGAATACCGCCGATACCAGTAAGCGCACCTGGAAAACCGGTGGCGCTTTTAACCTGAATGTGAACCAGGGCACTTTGAGCAACTGGTCTGCCGGGGGTGACAAATTCTCCCTGTCACTGACATCTTTGCTGAATTTGTTCGCCCATTATAAACATGGCCGCCATTCCTGGGATAATGTTTTAGACATGGCTTATGGTATGGTGAATACGACGAGCCTGGGGCAGCGGAAATCGGACGACCGCATAGACCTGGTTTCCAAATATGGCTATGAGTTGAATAATAAATGGTACCTGAGCAGCCTGCTGAATTTCAGAAGCCAGTTTACAAAAGGGTTTGCCTATCCTACTGATTCAACAAAGGTGTTAACCTCCAACTTCATGTCGCCGGCCTATGTGATCTTATCGCTTGGTATGGACTATAAGCCGAATGAAACATTCTCCCTGTTCCTTTCTCCCATTACTTCGCGGTGGGTGATCGTGATGAATGATTCGCTGGCGGCCGCAGCGGCCTATGGCGTAGACAGCGGTAAGCATGTGAAGATGGAAGTAGGCGCCTATGCATCGATAAACTGGAATAAGAAAATTACGCCTACCACGAACTACAAAACAAAGCTGGACCTGTTTTCCAATTACCGCCATGATCCGCTGAATGTAGATATTTTCTGGACGAATGTGCTCACGGTAAAAGTGTCGAAGCTGATCAATATGAATGTGTCGGTAGATGTGATCTATGACAATGATGTGCCTTCGGTAAAAAGTGATGGCAGTTCCGGAGGAGCCCGGCCACAGATCAAACAGGTGCTGGGCGTAGGTTTCCTGCTCAAGTTTTAA
- a CDS encoding glycoside hydrolase family 43 protein, which translates to MKYLLLAGLLGAGLVAGAQSKKTSGNPIFEGWYADPEGAIINKQYWVFPTYSDRYEKQVFMDAFSSPDLITWQKHPRIIDTAAVKWANKAMWAPAIVEKDNMYYLFFAANDIQNNNETGGIGVAIADQPQGPYKDLLGKPLLDKFQNGAQPIDQFVFRDKDGQYYMIYGGWRHCNIVKLKADFTGFIPFDDGSTFKEITPKGYVEGPIMFIRDGKYYFMWSEGGWGGPNYRVAYALSNSPFGPFERIGTILQQDSTVATGAGHHSVIEVPGKDEWYIVYHRRPLGETDANHRVTCIDHMHFDKNGLIQPVKITFEGVKKHTLK; encoded by the coding sequence ATGAAATACTTGTTATTGGCCGGACTACTGGGTGCAGGTTTGGTAGCAGGAGCGCAGTCCAAAAAAACATCGGGTAACCCCATTTTTGAAGGTTGGTATGCCGATCCTGAGGGGGCCATTATTAATAAGCAATACTGGGTATTCCCTACTTATTCCGACCGGTATGAGAAGCAGGTTTTCATGGATGCTTTTTCTTCCCCCGACCTGATCACCTGGCAAAAACATCCGCGGATAATAGATACGGCCGCTGTGAAATGGGCCAACAAGGCGATGTGGGCGCCGGCCATTGTAGAGAAGGACAATATGTATTACCTGTTCTTTGCCGCCAATGACATCCAAAATAACAATGAAACAGGCGGGATTGGAGTGGCCATAGCCGATCAGCCACAGGGGCCTTACAAAGACCTGCTGGGCAAACCCCTGCTGGATAAGTTCCAGAACGGGGCGCAGCCTATTGACCAGTTTGTATTCAGGGATAAAGACGGACAATATTATATGATCTATGGGGGCTGGCGCCATTGCAATATTGTAAAGCTGAAGGCTGACTTCACCGGCTTTATTCCTTTTGATGATGGCAGCACGTTTAAAGAGATTACCCCCAAAGGATATGTGGAAGGTCCGATTATGTTTATCCGGGACGGGAAGTATTATTTTATGTGGTCGGAAGGTGGCTGGGGCGGTCCGAATTACCGGGTGGCCTATGCCCTATCCAATTCACCTTTTGGTCCGTTTGAAAGGATTGGCACCATACTGCAGCAGGACTCAACGGTAGCTACCGGCGCCGGTCATCATTCAGTGATCGAGGTGCCCGGAAAAGATGAATGGTACATCGTTTACCACCGCAGGCCACTGGGTGAAACCGACGCCAACCACCGTGTAACCTGCATTGATCATATGCATTTTGATAAGAACGGATTGATACAGCCTGTGAAAATTACATTTGAAGGCGTTAAAAAACATACCTTGAAATAA
- a CDS encoding flavin monoamine oxidase family protein produces the protein MSSTVLIIGAGAAGLMAARELSARGHAVTILEARNRAGGRMHTIHSTAFTVPVESGAEFVHGKLPLTFQLLAEAGIGHTPVEGRMIEVRKGRWHRQNQFIEGWDTLMEHLQSLQQDMTVREFLDRHFQEPRYEELRRSVQRFAEGYDGADINKASVLALRNEWEKEETEQYHITGGYERLTDYLITQCVRQRCSLHFNTPVQRISWQQGRVEVTTGDERSFTADKVIITVPLGVWQQAHDKSNIDVVPAIDQQLAAFRQIGFSAVIKVSLEFKQPFWQEYEKELGFIFSEEIFPTWWTQLPHPVPLLTGWINGPQAISFAQTSPEKMLQYALYSLAGIFGLPLVFLEQQLVASHITDWGADPFSLGAYSYDMLSSKAARQFLQQPVAGTLFFAGEALYEGAHPGTVEAALASGAAVAAKLMGSLANT, from the coding sequence ATGTCTTCAACTGTTTTGATCATTGGTGCGGGCGCTGCCGGGTTAATGGCTGCCCGGGAACTATCGGCCCGGGGTCATGCCGTTACCATTCTCGAAGCCCGTAACCGGGCCGGTGGAAGGATGCATACCATTCATTCCACTGCTTTTACCGTGCCTGTAGAGTCGGGTGCAGAGTTTGTGCATGGAAAGCTGCCGCTTACCTTTCAGTTACTGGCGGAAGCAGGTATCGGCCATACCCCGGTAGAAGGCCGGATGATAGAAGTGCGCAAAGGACGCTGGCACCGGCAAAACCAGTTTATAGAAGGATGGGATACCCTGATGGAGCATTTACAGTCCTTGCAGCAGGATATGACGGTGCGTGAGTTCCTGGACAGGCATTTTCAGGAACCGAGGTATGAAGAGCTGCGGCGTTCCGTACAGCGTTTTGCAGAAGGATATGATGGCGCCGATATCAACAAAGCCAGTGTGCTGGCCCTGCGTAATGAATGGGAAAAAGAAGAAACAGAACAATATCATATTACCGGCGGTTATGAACGGCTCACGGATTACCTCATAACCCAGTGTGTAAGGCAGCGCTGCTCATTACACTTCAATACTCCTGTACAGCGCATTAGCTGGCAACAGGGTAGGGTAGAAGTCACCACCGGCGATGAAAGATCGTTTACCGCCGATAAAGTGATCATTACGGTGCCGTTGGGCGTATGGCAGCAGGCCCACGACAAAAGCAATATTGATGTTGTGCCGGCCATCGATCAGCAGCTCGCAGCCTTCCGCCAGATCGGTTTCAGTGCAGTGATCAAAGTAAGCCTGGAATTTAAGCAACCATTCTGGCAGGAATATGAAAAAGAACTCGGTTTCATCTTTAGTGAAGAGATCTTTCCTACCTGGTGGACACAGCTTCCCCATCCCGTACCCCTCCTCACAGGTTGGATCAACGGACCCCAGGCTATTTCTTTTGCGCAGACCTCACCAGAAAAAATGCTGCAATATGCCCTCTACTCACTGGCTGGTATATTTGGTTTACCACTCGTATTCCTCGAACAGCAACTGGTGGCTTCACATATAACAGACTGGGGCGCTGATCCTTTTTCCCTCGGTGCTTATTCTTACGACATGCTTTCTTCCAAAGCAGCCCGCCAATTCTTGCAGCAACCTGTTGCCGGTACACTCTTCTTTGCCGGTGAAGCTTTATATGAAGGCGCACATCCCGGTACCGTAGAAGCGGCATTGGCAAGTGGTGCAGCAGTAGCGGCAAAATTGATGGGCAGCCTCGCCAATACTTAG
- a CDS encoding DUF2264 domain-containing protein: MKKRIITICLVVVSLLLQAQPAKKNTPPVSDRKIWLQQLDKLARPVLSNLAAGTLREKMPVTLSPKVDNAANRSQVAYLEAFGRVLAGIAPWLNLEGGDAEEVALRNQYREWALKAIAQAVDTGSKDYMRFTGGQPLVDASFMALGLVRCPWLWEHLESKVQQDVVRAFKATRSIVPGYSNWILFSGMIEAFFCKYGMEYDGVRIDYGVREFANHWYVGDGVYSDGMQYHWDYYNSYVIQPYLSNIFDALRTRNARAYDWYVPKFDQISKRYAVIQERLINTDGTFPITGRSITYRGGAFHHLADMSLRKQLPQELKPAQVRGALTAVIKKTLEAPATFTKDGWLSIGLYGNQPGLAEGYINTGSVYLCTTVFLPLGLPDTDEFWTAPAAPWTAVKVWSGQDMSADHAVEVR, from the coding sequence ATGAAAAAACGCATCATAACGATTTGCCTGGTAGTCGTTTCCCTCCTGCTACAGGCGCAGCCTGCAAAGAAAAATACCCCACCGGTCAGCGACAGGAAAATATGGTTACAGCAGCTCGACAAACTGGCCCGCCCTGTATTGTCCAACCTGGCCGCCGGAACACTGCGCGAAAAGATGCCGGTGACCTTATCACCGAAGGTGGACAATGCAGCCAACCGCTCACAGGTGGCCTACCTCGAAGCATTCGGCAGAGTATTAGCCGGTATTGCTCCCTGGCTCAATCTCGAAGGTGGTGATGCGGAAGAAGTGGCCCTGCGCAACCAATACCGGGAGTGGGCGCTCAAAGCCATCGCCCAGGCAGTGGATACCGGTAGCAAAGATTATATGCGCTTTACCGGCGGGCAGCCGCTGGTAGATGCGTCCTTCATGGCATTGGGGTTGGTACGCTGCCCCTGGTTGTGGGAGCACCTGGAATCCAAGGTACAGCAGGATGTGGTAAGGGCTTTCAAAGCTACCCGCTCCATTGTGCCGGGTTATAGCAACTGGATACTGTTTTCCGGTATGATAGAAGCCTTCTTTTGTAAGTACGGGATGGAGTACGACGGGGTGCGTATTGATTATGGCGTAAGGGAATTTGCCAATCACTGGTATGTGGGCGATGGGGTATATTCTGATGGTATGCAATATCACTGGGACTATTATAACAGTTATGTGATTCAACCCTACCTGTCCAATATCTTCGATGCCTTGCGCACGCGTAATGCGCGGGCCTATGATTGGTATGTGCCCAAATTTGACCAGATCAGCAAGCGATACGCCGTGATACAGGAGCGGCTGATCAATACAGATGGTACCTTCCCTATAACAGGGCGGTCTATTACTTACCGTGGCGGCGCTTTTCATCACCTGGCCGATATGTCGTTGAGAAAACAATTGCCGCAGGAGTTGAAACCTGCGCAGGTAAGAGGCGCTTTAACAGCCGTAATAAAGAAAACCCTTGAAGCCCCTGCCACCTTTACCAAAGATGGCTGGCTCAGCATTGGCCTGTATGGCAACCAGCCGGGCCTGGCGGAAGGGTATATCAATACCGGTAGCGTGTACCTATGTACTACAGTATTTTTACCGCTCGGCCTGCCTGATACCGATGAGTTCTGGACAGCACCGGCAGCACCGTGGACGGCCGTAAAAGTATGGAGCGGACAGGATATGTCGGCCGATCATGCCGTGGAAGTGCGATAA